One window from the genome of Bacillus rossius redtenbacheri isolate Brsri chromosome 12, Brsri_v3, whole genome shotgun sequence encodes:
- the LOC134537647 gene encoding UNC93-like protein MFSD11 isoform X1, which yields MIFDKRFLNVILLGFGFMFVFTAFQTMGNIEKTVLDSINRDDPSFTGDGYTSLAVIYAVFAVCNWVAPSIISVSGPRVAMLIGAATYMLFIASFFIPKTWLLYVASCVIGFGAAVIWTGQGNYLTLNSDSETISRNSGIFWAMLQASMFFGNLFVFFKFQGKTHIDHDTRLVVFIVLIALAAVGVVFLLVLRPAQNADGELAGRDDQGPLHALQRALSLFTTKQMSLLGITFLYTGIELSFFSGVYSPSIGFTLQMGENVKQLVGLSGIFIGMGEVIGGALFGILGQKTIRWGRDPIVMIGFVVHIVSFFLIFLNLPNTAPFGDTNMPAYISSSQYLAMLCSFMLGFGDSCYNTQIYSILGGLFPDDSAPAFALFKFTQSVAAAASFFYSSHLGLHAQLGILIALATLGTVSFCWVEWAARAKRRASGHTVGEEPSFVDSASVTKEN from the exons AAGACGGTGCTGGACAGCATCAACCGCGACGACCCGTCCTTCACCGGGGACGGCTACACCAGCCTCGCCGTCATCTACGCCGTGTTCGCCGTGTGCAACTGGGTGGCGCCGTCCATCATCAGCGTGTCCGGCCCGCGCGTCGCCATGCTGATCGGCGCCGCCACCTACAT GTTGTTCATAGCGTCATTCTTCATCCCAAAGACGTGGCTTCTGTATGTGGCATCGTGTGTAATTGGATTCGGAGCAGCTGTGATCTGGACCGGACAGGGAAACTACCTGACGCTCAACTCGGACTCGGAGACCATCTCCAGGAACTCTGGCATTTTCTGGGCCATGCTGCAGGCTAG CATGTTCTTTGGGAACCTGTTTGTGTTCTTCAAGTTCCAAGGCAAGACGCACATCGACCACGACACGCGGCTAGTGGTGTTCATTGTGCTGATAGCCCTGGCGGCGGTGGGGGTGGTGTTTCTGTTGGTGCTGCGACCGGCGCAGAACGCCGACGGGGAGCTGGCGGGAAGGGACGACCAGGGCCCGCTCCACGCCCTGCAGAGGGCGCTCTCCCTCTTCACCACCAAGCAGATGTCGCTGCTTGGCATCACCTTCCTCTACACGG GCATTGAGCTGTCCTTCTTCAGTGGCGTGTACAGCCCCAGCATTGGCTTCACCCTGCAGATGGGCGAGAATGTCAAACAACTTGTCGGCCTCTCCGGCATTTTCATTGGCATGGGGGAAGTGATTG GTGGAGCACTATTTGGAATCCTGGGGCAGAAGACCATTCGGTGGGGCAGAGACCCCATTGTGATGATCGGCTTCGTTGTGCACATAGTCAGCTTCTTTCTCATTTTCCTCAACTTGCCGAACACTGCGCCGTTCGGAGACACGAACATGCCAGCATACATTTCCAGCAG CCAGTACCTGGCGATGCTGTGCAGCTTCATGCTGGGGTTCGGAGACAGCTGCTACAACACTCAGATATACTCCATTCTGGGCGGACTGTTCCCAGACGACAGCGCGCCCGCGTTCGCTCTCTTCAAGTTCACCCAG TCGGTGGCGGCGGCCGCCAGCTTCTTCTACAGCAGCCACCTGGGGCTGCACGCCCAGCTCGGGATCCTGATAGCGCTCGCCACGCTCGGCACCGTCTCCTTCTGCTGGGTGGAGTGGGCGGCCCGGGCCAAGAGGCGGGCCAGCGGCCACACGGTCGGCGAGGAGCCGTCCTTCGTCGACAGCGCCTCCGTCACCAAGGAGAACTGA
- the LOC134537647 gene encoding UNC93-like protein MFSD11 isoform X2, which produces MKTVLDSINRDDPSFTGDGYTSLAVIYAVFAVCNWVAPSIISVSGPRVAMLIGAATYMLFIASFFIPKTWLLYVASCVIGFGAAVIWTGQGNYLTLNSDSETISRNSGIFWAMLQASMFFGNLFVFFKFQGKTHIDHDTRLVVFIVLIALAAVGVVFLLVLRPAQNADGELAGRDDQGPLHALQRALSLFTTKQMSLLGITFLYTGIELSFFSGVYSPSIGFTLQMGENVKQLVGLSGIFIGMGEVIGGALFGILGQKTIRWGRDPIVMIGFVVHIVSFFLIFLNLPNTAPFGDTNMPAYISSSQYLAMLCSFMLGFGDSCYNTQIYSILGGLFPDDSAPAFALFKFTQSVAAAASFFYSSHLGLHAQLGILIALATLGTVSFCWVEWAARAKRRASGHTVGEEPSFVDSASVTKEN; this is translated from the exons atg AAGACGGTGCTGGACAGCATCAACCGCGACGACCCGTCCTTCACCGGGGACGGCTACACCAGCCTCGCCGTCATCTACGCCGTGTTCGCCGTGTGCAACTGGGTGGCGCCGTCCATCATCAGCGTGTCCGGCCCGCGCGTCGCCATGCTGATCGGCGCCGCCACCTACAT GTTGTTCATAGCGTCATTCTTCATCCCAAAGACGTGGCTTCTGTATGTGGCATCGTGTGTAATTGGATTCGGAGCAGCTGTGATCTGGACCGGACAGGGAAACTACCTGACGCTCAACTCGGACTCGGAGACCATCTCCAGGAACTCTGGCATTTTCTGGGCCATGCTGCAGGCTAG CATGTTCTTTGGGAACCTGTTTGTGTTCTTCAAGTTCCAAGGCAAGACGCACATCGACCACGACACGCGGCTAGTGGTGTTCATTGTGCTGATAGCCCTGGCGGCGGTGGGGGTGGTGTTTCTGTTGGTGCTGCGACCGGCGCAGAACGCCGACGGGGAGCTGGCGGGAAGGGACGACCAGGGCCCGCTCCACGCCCTGCAGAGGGCGCTCTCCCTCTTCACCACCAAGCAGATGTCGCTGCTTGGCATCACCTTCCTCTACACGG GCATTGAGCTGTCCTTCTTCAGTGGCGTGTACAGCCCCAGCATTGGCTTCACCCTGCAGATGGGCGAGAATGTCAAACAACTTGTCGGCCTCTCCGGCATTTTCATTGGCATGGGGGAAGTGATTG GTGGAGCACTATTTGGAATCCTGGGGCAGAAGACCATTCGGTGGGGCAGAGACCCCATTGTGATGATCGGCTTCGTTGTGCACATAGTCAGCTTCTTTCTCATTTTCCTCAACTTGCCGAACACTGCGCCGTTCGGAGACACGAACATGCCAGCATACATTTCCAGCAG CCAGTACCTGGCGATGCTGTGCAGCTTCATGCTGGGGTTCGGAGACAGCTGCTACAACACTCAGATATACTCCATTCTGGGCGGACTGTTCCCAGACGACAGCGCGCCCGCGTTCGCTCTCTTCAAGTTCACCCAG TCGGTGGCGGCGGCCGCCAGCTTCTTCTACAGCAGCCACCTGGGGCTGCACGCCCAGCTCGGGATCCTGATAGCGCTCGCCACGCTCGGCACCGTCTCCTTCTGCTGGGTGGAGTGGGCGGCCCGGGCCAAGAGGCGGGCCAGCGGCCACACGGTCGGCGAGGAGCCGTCCTTCGTCGACAGCGCCTCCGTCACCAAGGAGAACTGA